In one Dermacentor albipictus isolate Rhodes 1998 colony chromosome 4, USDA_Dalb.pri_finalv2, whole genome shotgun sequence genomic region, the following are encoded:
- the LOC135909778 gene encoding uncharacterized protein: MSVTGIVDGPCQPRALTKRSSGNADWKAGPATRHQMPCYEDGRRHSPARVEMLRNLDAVPYTDHGLRSEVDRLLRLPLLMGLPSGPVFRGTPRLGTYVPRHRTCFTPPGPVFRGSQVTPVSEAPATSQAAVNAPQRLSRTASGAPTRMATSSSLGQPSAPSFDGCAFCRTNGERRSFYLNHTLREDSGPGLRGRVTCPVLRNYQCPQCGCPGGDEAHTLRYCPLNRDYLPPSVYKTPRKSNGQPRRRPRGPQPRR, translated from the exons ATGAGTGTCACAGGCATCGTCGACGGCCCGTGCCAACCCCGAGCCCTGACCAAGCGCAGCTCGGGCAACGCCGACTGGAAAGCGGGCCCCGCGACTCGTCATCAGATGCCCTGCTACGAGGATGGACGCCGCCACTCACCTGCCCGAGTCGAAATGCTGAGGAACTTGGACGCGGTGCCCTATACTGACCACGGTCTGCGCTCTGAGGTAGACCGTCTGCTACGCTTGCCACTGCTCATGGGCCTGCCATCGGGACCTGTTTTCCGAGGTACTCCGAGGCTAGGAACTTATGTTCCACGCCACAGGACCTGTTTCACGCCTCCGGGACCTGTTTTCCGAG GTTCGCAGGTGAcacctgtaagcgaagcgccagCAACGAGCCAGGCCGCAGTGAACGCCCCTCAACGACTGTCAAGGACTGCATCCGGGGCGCCAACGAGAATGGCGACGAGCTCGAGTTTGGGTCAACCTTCTGCGCCGTCTTTTGATGGTTGCGCCTTTTGCCGCACAAACGGAGAGCGCCGCTCCTTCTACTTGAACCATACCCTGCGTGAAGACAGCGGCCCTGG GTTAAGGGGTCGCGTCACCTGTCCCGTGCTGAGGAACTACCAGTGTCCCCAGTGCGGATGTCCGGGAGGAGATGAAGCGCACACGCTGCGTTACTGTCCGCTGAATCGGGACTACCTGCCCCCCTCGGTGTACAAGACGCCGCGGAAGTCGAACGGACAGCCCCGCAGGCGACCACGCGGGCCTCAGCCACGGCGCTGA